One window of Ictalurus punctatus breed USDA103 chromosome 22, Coco_2.0, whole genome shotgun sequence genomic DNA carries:
- the mob1ba gene encoding MOB kinase activator 1Ba isoform X1 has product MSFLFSRSSKTFKPKKNIPEGSHQYELLKHAEATLGSGNLRMAVMLPDGEDLNEWVAVNTVDFFNQINMLYGTITDFCTEESCPLMSAGPKYEYHWADGTNIKKPIKCSAPKYIDYLMTWVQDQLDDETLFPSKIGVPFPKNFMSVAKTILKRLFRVYAHIYHQHFDSVIQLQEEAHLNTSFKHFIFFVQEFNLIDRKELAPLQELIEKLTSKDR; this is encoded by the exons ATGAGCTTTCTATT TAGTCGCTCATCGAAGACTTTCAAGCCGAAGAAGAACATTCCGGAGGGCTCGCACCAGTATGAGTTGCTGAAGCATGCCGAGGCGACGCTGGGCAGCGGCAACCTGCGCATGGCTGTCATGCTCCCAGATGGAGAAGACCTCAATGAATGGGTGGCAGTAAACA CTGTGGACTTCTTTAATCAGATCAACATGCTGTATGGGACCATCACTGATTTCTGCACCGAAGAAAGCTGCCCACTAATGTCTGCTGGGCCGAA GTATGAATACCATTGGGCTGATGGGACCAACATTAAAAagccaatcaaatgctctgCTCCAAAGTACATTGATTACCTGATGACCTGGGTTCAGGATCAGCTTGATGATGAAACACTTTTCCCTTCAAAAATAg GAGTCCCTTTCCCAAAGAACTTCATGTCGGTGGCGAAGACGATCCTGAAGCGGCTGTTCCGTGTCTACGCCCACATCTACCACCAGCACTTTGACTCGGTCATCCAACTGCAGGAGGAGGCTCATCTCAACACCTCCTTCAAACACTTCATCTTTTTCGTTCAG GAGTTCAACTTGATTGACAGGAAAGAGCTAGCGCCTCTTCAGGAGCTGATTGAGAAGCTGACCTCTAAAGACAGATAG
- the grsf1 gene encoding G-rich sequence factor 1, translating to MAASGRMALVSALVRHFSGGRSSCVRKLLETNQRLRVVSNVKFGLERDSHVWAVNPAKAPFSWDTQRRALSSETPYKEDDYPPLPEYPSTPESNQKEVFIVRVKGLPWSCSAEDLLKFFSECRIHKGVNGIHLMYHKNGKPTGQAFIELEDEEDVNKALEMHRQYLGPRYVEVYEVTNRDAEAILKGTDENQDGVVRIRGLPFNCAEEEVIQFFSGLNIVNNGVTLVMDRSGRSSGDAFVQFATQEMANEALKRDREVIGNRYIEVYPSKKSEIQAQYSRGRGDTTVTAVRAQKTSSVPLPTHYVHMRGLPYQATAGDIINFFHPIRVAKVLLEYGPDGRPNGEAGAHFTTRQDALQAMTKDKQYIQDRYIELYLNST from the exons ATGGCAGCTTCCGGAAGGATGGCGCTTGTCTCCGCGCTCGTGCGCCATTTCAGTGGGGGACGCTCGTCATGCGTTAGGAAGCTGCTCGAGACGAATCAAAGGCTGCGAGTTGTGTCTAATGTAAAATTCGGactagagagagacagtcatgTCTGGGCAGTGAATCCCGCCAAGGCTCCATTCAGCTGGGACACACAACGCAGAGCTCTGTCTTCTGAA ACGCCATACAAAGAAGACGATTATCCCCCTCTTCCAGAGTACCCTTCGACTCCAGAGAGCAATCAGAAGGAAGTGTTCATCGTCCGTGTCAAGGGTCTGCCGTGGTCTTGTAGTGCAGAGGACCTGCTGAAATTCTTCTCTG AGTGTCGCATTCACAAAGGAGTGAACGGAATCCATCTTATGTATCACAAAAACGGCAAGCCAACAGGACAAGCTTTCATCGAGCTGGAGGACGAGGAGGATGTCAACAAAGCCTTGGAGATGCACAGGCAGTATCTTGGACCTCGCTATGTAGAAG TATATGAAGTGACCAACAGAGATGCGGAGGCCATACTGAAGGGCACAGATGAAAACCAAGACGGAGTGGTTCGCATCCGGGGTCTGCCCTTTAACTGCGCAGAGGAGGAGGTTATCCAGTTTTTTTCAG GACTGAACATCGTGAACAATGGGGTCACGCTTGTCATGGATCGCTCGGGTCGGAGTTCAGGCGACGCGTTTGTGCAGTTTGCTACACAGGAGATGGCCAACGAAGCACTGAAGAGAGACCGAGAGGTTATTGGAAACAG GTACATCGAGGTGTACCCGAGCAAGAAAAGCGAGATTCAAGCGCAGTACAGCAGAGGGAGAGGGGACACTACAGTCACTGCCGTCCGCGCACAAAAGA CCAGCAGCGTCCCTCTTCCCACGCACTATGTACACATGAGGGGTCTACCATATCAAGCCACGGCTGGAGACATAATAAAT tTCTTTCACCCTATCAGAGTGGCAAAGGTTCTGCTCGAGTACGGACCCGACGGGAGACCTAACGGCGAGGCAGGCGCTCACTTCACAACACGACAGGACGCGCTGCAAGCAATGACCAAAGACAAGCAGTATATAC AGGACCGATATATTGAGCTGTACCTAAATTCCACATAA
- the mob1ba gene encoding MOB kinase activator 1Ba: protein MSFLFSSRSSKTFKPKKNIPEGSHQYELLKHAEATLGSGNLRMAVMLPDGEDLNEWVAVNTVDFFNQINMLYGTITDFCTEESCPLMSAGPKYEYHWADGTNIKKPIKCSAPKYIDYLMTWVQDQLDDETLFPSKIGVPFPKNFMSVAKTILKRLFRVYAHIYHQHFDSVIQLQEEAHLNTSFKHFIFFVQEFNLIDRKELAPLQELIEKLTSKDR from the exons ATGAGCTTTCTATT CAGTAGTCGCTCATCGAAGACTTTCAAGCCGAAGAAGAACATTCCGGAGGGCTCGCACCAGTATGAGTTGCTGAAGCATGCCGAGGCGACGCTGGGCAGCGGCAACCTGCGCATGGCTGTCATGCTCCCAGATGGAGAAGACCTCAATGAATGGGTGGCAGTAAACA CTGTGGACTTCTTTAATCAGATCAACATGCTGTATGGGACCATCACTGATTTCTGCACCGAAGAAAGCTGCCCACTAATGTCTGCTGGGCCGAA GTATGAATACCATTGGGCTGATGGGACCAACATTAAAAagccaatcaaatgctctgCTCCAAAGTACATTGATTACCTGATGACCTGGGTTCAGGATCAGCTTGATGATGAAACACTTTTCCCTTCAAAAATAg GAGTCCCTTTCCCAAAGAACTTCATGTCGGTGGCGAAGACGATCCTGAAGCGGCTGTTCCGTGTCTACGCCCACATCTACCACCAGCACTTTGACTCGGTCATCCAACTGCAGGAGGAGGCTCATCTCAACACCTCCTTCAAACACTTCATCTTTTTCGTTCAG GAGTTCAACTTGATTGACAGGAAAGAGCTAGCGCCTCTTCAGGAGCTGATTGAGAAGCTGACCTCTAAAGACAGATAG